One Sulfoacidibacillus ferrooxidans DNA window includes the following coding sequences:
- a CDS encoding ribose-phosphate diphosphokinase — protein MEYPDPKLKVISGNANPQLAQEIATEIGIDLGLCQVTRFRDGEVQVKLGESVRGCQVYVIQPTSAPVNEHLMELLIIVDALKRASAQSINVVIPYYGYARQDRKARPRDPITAKLIADLIQTAGVSRVICMDLHAGQIQGFFNVPLDHLFGMPILASYFIKKNLHDVVVVSPDLGGVTRARQFAERLGATIAIIDKRRPEPNVAEVMNIIGDIEGRTAILIDDMIDTAGTITLGAEALLERGAKEVYACCTHPVLSSPAIERLAQSPIKEVVVTNTIALKDEQKIDKLVVLSVAKIMAEAILRVNEMRSISELFD, from the coding sequence GTGGAGTATCCAGATCCAAAATTAAAAGTAATTAGCGGTAATGCCAATCCGCAATTAGCACAGGAAATTGCAACTGAGATTGGAATTGATCTTGGATTATGCCAAGTTACCCGGTTTCGCGATGGAGAAGTACAGGTGAAACTAGGGGAAAGTGTACGCGGGTGCCAAGTATATGTCATTCAGCCTACATCTGCACCGGTAAATGAGCATTTAATGGAATTATTGATTATCGTAGATGCGTTAAAAAGAGCTTCTGCACAGAGTATCAATGTCGTAATTCCATACTACGGGTATGCGCGTCAAGATCGTAAGGCGCGGCCACGAGATCCGATTACAGCGAAGCTCATCGCAGATTTAATCCAGACTGCAGGTGTTTCGCGCGTGATATGTATGGATCTTCACGCAGGTCAAATCCAAGGATTCTTTAATGTTCCACTAGATCACTTGTTTGGAATGCCGATTTTAGCCTCTTACTTCATCAAGAAAAATCTTCATGATGTCGTCGTGGTTTCACCAGATTTAGGAGGCGTTACACGTGCGCGCCAATTTGCCGAGCGACTAGGTGCTACGATCGCTATTATCGACAAACGCCGCCCTGAACCAAATGTGGCAGAAGTGATGAATATTATTGGCGATATTGAAGGGCGCACAGCCATCTTAATTGATGATATGATTGATACAGCTGGTACAATTACACTTGGAGCAGAAGCATTATTGGAACGTGGAGCAAAGGAAGTATATGCGTGCTGTACTCATCCTGTGTTATCTTCTCCTGCGATTGAAAGGCTTGCGCAATCTCCTATTAAAGAGGTCGTTGTAACTAATACGATTGCTCTTAAAGATGAACAAAAAATTGATAAACTTGTGGTTCTCTCGGTGGCAAAGATTATGGCTGAAGCCATTTTGCGTGTGAATGAGATGCGCTCTATTAGCGAATTATTTGATTGA
- the glmU gene encoding bifunctional UDP-N-acetylglucosamine diphosphorylase/glucosamine-1-phosphate N-acetyltransferase GlmU, whose product MEKVGIILAAGLGKRMNSKRHKVVHHVCGKPMIVHIVEQMQVVGFDRLFVVVGRLEDQVREVLGDSVTYVKQSEQLGTGHAVQQVAPQLNADSITVVLYGDCPLLRHEEVERLIDEAVSAHATTVLTAVVDDPYGYGRIIQDAEANVLRIVEEKDATCDEQSISEVNSGIYAFQTGELQRALQKLTADNAQGEYLLTDCVQHIRADQGIVRSVVVADPDDIANVNDRIQLASVEARMRRRILTRHMKNGVTIIDPANTYVESDVLIGRDSILQPGCTLEGRTVIGEDCVVGPHVRLVDTVIGDATHIASSVVLESELGDHVSVGPFAYIRPGSHIGSHVKVGDFVEIKNSIVGTGSKVSHLAYVGDSEIGQRVNVGCGVVTVNYDGFRKHKTMVGDDSFIGSNVNIIAPVNIGKGAYIATGSTITDDVADDDFAIARARQTTKPGYAKGLRVKLKRLHDEEAMRDGR is encoded by the coding sequence ATGGAAAAAGTCGGTATTATCTTGGCGGCGGGTTTAGGAAAACGTATGAATTCAAAACGTCATAAAGTGGTTCATCATGTATGTGGAAAACCCATGATTGTACATATTGTTGAACAAATGCAGGTTGTTGGATTTGATCGTCTCTTTGTTGTAGTTGGTAGGCTAGAAGATCAAGTTCGCGAAGTACTAGGGGATTCCGTTACGTATGTAAAGCAAAGCGAACAATTAGGAACGGGGCATGCAGTACAACAAGTTGCACCACAACTAAATGCAGATAGTATCACGGTCGTTCTATATGGGGATTGCCCATTATTGCGGCATGAAGAAGTTGAAAGACTGATTGATGAAGCTGTTTCAGCACATGCTACGACTGTCTTAACGGCTGTGGTGGATGATCCATATGGCTATGGACGTATCATTCAAGACGCAGAGGCTAATGTATTGCGCATTGTTGAGGAAAAAGATGCAACATGTGATGAACAGTCCATCTCTGAAGTGAACAGTGGTATTTATGCGTTTCAGACAGGGGAGTTACAAAGAGCTCTTCAAAAGTTGACTGCAGATAATGCACAGGGGGAGTATTTACTCACCGATTGTGTACAACACATTCGCGCAGATCAAGGAATCGTGCGCTCTGTCGTTGTGGCTGATCCGGATGATATCGCAAATGTTAACGATCGCATTCAACTAGCAAGTGTTGAAGCGCGAATGCGACGCAGGATACTGACCCGACACATGAAAAATGGTGTAACTATTATTGATCCAGCAAACACCTATGTAGAATCGGATGTGTTGATTGGACGCGATAGCATTTTGCAACCAGGATGTACGCTGGAAGGGAGAACAGTGATCGGAGAAGATTGCGTGGTCGGTCCACATGTCCGTTTGGTAGATACCGTTATAGGAGATGCCACACATATTGCTTCTTCTGTTGTACTAGAAAGTGAGCTTGGCGATCACGTGAGTGTTGGTCCATTTGCGTATATTCGCCCGGGTAGTCACATTGGGTCTCATGTAAAAGTGGGGGACTTTGTTGAAATTAAAAATTCCATAGTAGGTACCGGTTCGAAGGTTAGCCATTTAGCTTATGTCGGAGATAGTGAGATTGGGCAACGGGTTAACGTCGGCTGTGGTGTAGTGACGGTTAATTATGATGGATTTAGAAAACATAAGACGATGGTTGGGGATGATAGCTTTATCGGTTCTAACGTCAATATCATTGCGCCTGTGAATATAGGGAAAGGCGCCTATATAGCGACAGGCTCAACCATTACTGATGATGTGGCAGATGATGACTTTGCTATTGCTCGTGCAAGACAGACGACTAAACCTGGATATGCAAAAGGGTTGCGTGTCAAATTAAAACGGCTACATGATGAAGAAGCAATGAGGGACGGACGGTGA
- the pth gene encoding aminoacyl-tRNA hydrolase, which yields MAKLIVGLGNPGKEYQKTRHNVGFWSIEQISEELHVATPKEKWRSLVSESMVHGERVYLVRPLTYMNVSGEAVRAAMDFLKLDRPNEQLLVIYDDMDLPVGKIRLREKGSSGGHNGIKSIISHLGTQEFPRIRIGVGHPSGDVPIVDYVLSRFAKAELPLVGDAVVRSAEAAIEFCKTPFPLVMNAFN from the coding sequence TTGGCCAAATTGATTGTTGGCCTAGGGAATCCAGGTAAAGAATATCAAAAAACCAGACATAACGTTGGTTTTTGGTCAATTGAACAGATTTCAGAGGAACTTCATGTAGCTACACCAAAAGAAAAGTGGCGATCTCTAGTCTCGGAGAGTATGGTACATGGAGAACGCGTCTATTTGGTTCGTCCATTAACATATATGAATGTAAGTGGCGAAGCAGTCAGAGCCGCGATGGATTTTTTGAAATTAGATCGACCCAACGAACAATTACTTGTGATCTATGACGATATGGATCTTCCCGTGGGGAAAATTCGCCTGCGCGAAAAAGGAAGTTCGGGGGGGCATAATGGCATAAAGTCGATTATTTCACACCTAGGAACACAAGAATTTCCGAGAATTCGAATTGGTGTTGGGCATCCTTCTGGAGATGTTCCAATTGTTGATTATGTCTTGTCGCGTTTTGCAAAAGCAGAGTTACCATTAGTCGGTGATGCAGTAGTACGCAGTGCAGAAGCAGCTATAGAATTTTGTAAAACGCCATTTCCTCTTGTCATGAATGCGTTTAATTAA
- a CDS encoding anti-sigma-F factor Fin: MVYLCKYCHSVLGQIDAHHAMVEQLGFSILTDDEKADMMTVDEALQTTYVKTVCEHCEAALRYNPELILSHTPLQ; the protein is encoded by the coding sequence ATGGTGTATCTTTGTAAGTATTGTCATTCTGTGTTGGGTCAAATTGATGCACACCATGCAATGGTTGAGCAATTAGGTTTTTCGATTTTAACGGATGACGAAAAAGCGGATATGATGACCGTAGATGAAGCATTGCAAACTACGTATGTAAAGACGGTATGTGAACATTGTGAAGCTGCGCTACGATATAATCCAGAGTTAATCCTTTCCCATACTCCATTGCAGTAA
- the spoVG gene encoding septation regulator SpoVG, which produces MQITDVRVRKVSAEGRMKAIASITFDDEFVIHDIRIIDGNAGMFVAMPSKRTPDGEFRDIAHPISSVVRQRIQEAVLDQYNRLEEPPVIAAAAD; this is translated from the coding sequence GTGCAGATTACAGATGTTAGGGTACGCAAAGTGTCGGCGGAAGGAAGAATGAAAGCCATTGCCTCGATTACATTTGATGATGAGTTTGTCATTCATGACATCCGGATCATCGATGGAAACGCCGGCATGTTTGTAGCTATGCCTAGTAAAAGAACTCCAGATGGTGAATTCCGCGATATAGCTCACCCCATTTCATCGGTTGTGAGACAACGAATTCAAGAAGCTGTATTAGATCAGTATAACCGATTAGAGGAGCCACCTGTTATTGCAGCGGCAGCTGACTAA